A portion of the Sulfurospirillum diekertiae genome contains these proteins:
- a CDS encoding DUF1850 domain-containing protein: protein MSSGAVTVTLFLNSFTLAWMHSVEKIRWEEQWRIEGNSLHVISASVRGSGAGMEPPLDSIFKEGAWHYTPHVPPQKELRLAHSPFTQEYELCFDGRCTPLNDFFLTLPQIDTIVLEACER from the coding sequence ATGAGCTCAGGAGCAGTGACTGTAACACTGTTCCTGAACTCTTTTACCCTTGCTTGGATGCACTCTGTTGAAAAAATTCGTTGGGAAGAGCAGTGGAGAATTGAAGGAAACTCTTTACATGTAATTTCTGCGAGTGTGCGCGGAAGTGGAGCAGGGATGGAACCGCCGCTAGATTCTATCTTCAAAGAGGGTGCTTGGCACTACACACCTCATGTTCCACCACAAAAAGAACTTAGACTTGCTCATTCACCTTTTACCCAGGAGTATGAACTCTGCTTTGATGGGCGATGTACGCCTTTAAATGACTTTTTTTTAACACTGCCCCAAATCGATACTATTGTTCTTGAAGCCTGCGAACGCTAG
- the groES gene encoding co-chaperone GroES gives MTFKPLGKRVLLERIEEATTTASGIIIPDNAKEKPLSGIVRAISPKVAEKGLVSVGDKVVFAKYAGTELTLDGKVYLVMNIDDLLGVL, from the coding sequence ATGACTTTCAAACCATTAGGAAAAAGAGTGCTTCTTGAGAGAATCGAAGAAGCAACGACCACAGCTTCTGGTATTATCATCCCTGACAATGCTAAGGAAAAACCTCTTAGCGGTATTGTTAGAGCAATAAGTCCAAAAGTTGCAGAGAAAGGTCTTGTTTCAGTTGGTGACAAAGTAGTATTTGCTAAATATGCTGGTACAGAACTTACATTAGATGGCAAAGTATACCTTGTAATGAACATCGACGACCTTTTAGGCGTTTTATAA
- a CDS encoding TRAP transporter permease: MSALVTEEVHEDTSDFEEHGHQRQLIGWASRLVMFGALAFSAYQISVAAFHPFSSLIIRSLHVSFLIFLIFMLYPATKSGRTQQSIPWYDLILSIFGFALGFYHLVFEADLIERSGDPTTMDLVVATAASLLVFEAARRVVGWALTLVCGLFLAYGFFGQYLPLSIAHRGFGFDQIVSQLYLGSDGILGTPTLVSATYIFLFILFGTFLENAGMIRLFNALALGLVGRAQGGPAKVAVISSGLMGTISGSGVANVLTVGQFTIPLMKRFGYSSVFAGAVEATSSMGGQIMPPVMGAVAFIMAETLNVAYSDIVMAAIIPAMLYYFTAFWMVHLEAGRLKLLGIPADQCPNPWKELKASWYLALPLAALVYMLFHGFTPMFAGMMGLTLTAVLILGAALAARISQVALRYVFWVAIALGASSFLEWGIVPVLGLIAFLVALNFVVKGGRDTLRTMKMALIDGAKQALGVGIACAIVGVIIGVLTLTGAASNFAGFILEVGKTSLFLSLVLTMVACIILGMGIPTIPNYIITSSIAAPALLKLGVPLIVSHMFVFYFGIMADLTPPVALAAFAAASIAKASAMKIGFKATQIAIAGFVVPFMAVYDPALMLQGDPTWMAVVYIVLKALLAIYLWGCAAIGYLWSPLHMGERIFAAASAALLVAALPATDEAGFAFGLMFIAWNWWKNRKR, translated from the coding sequence ATGTCTGCCTTAGTAACCGAAGAAGTTCACGAAGATACTTCCGATTTTGAAGAGCACGGTCACCAACGTCAGCTTATAGGCTGGGCGTCACGGCTAGTGATGTTTGGTGCGCTCGCATTTTCTGCCTATCAGATCTCTGTTGCGGCATTTCACCCATTTTCCAGTTTGATTATTAGATCTTTACATGTAAGCTTTTTAATCTTCTTGATCTTTATGCTTTATCCTGCAACGAAGAGTGGTCGTACACAGCAAAGCATTCCTTGGTATGACCTTATACTCTCAATTTTTGGGTTTGCACTTGGTTTTTACCACCTTGTCTTTGAAGCAGACCTCATTGAACGTTCGGGTGATCCTACCACGATGGATCTTGTGGTTGCGACCGCTGCTAGTTTGTTGGTTTTTGAAGCGGCACGCCGTGTAGTTGGCTGGGCATTAACGTTAGTCTGTGGACTCTTTTTAGCCTATGGATTTTTTGGACAGTATTTGCCTCTTTCCATCGCACATCGCGGATTTGGTTTTGATCAAATTGTGAGCCAACTCTACCTTGGCAGTGATGGTATTTTGGGTACACCTACACTGGTTTCGGCGACGTATATCTTTTTGTTCATTCTTTTTGGCACATTTTTAGAAAATGCAGGCATGATTCGTCTCTTTAATGCACTTGCTCTTGGACTTGTAGGTCGTGCACAAGGTGGACCTGCAAAGGTTGCCGTTATCTCTTCAGGACTTATGGGAACCATTTCAGGTTCAGGTGTTGCCAACGTTCTAACCGTAGGACAATTTACGATTCCGCTCATGAAGCGCTTTGGGTATAGCTCTGTTTTTGCGGGTGCTGTTGAAGCGACTTCTTCTATGGGTGGGCAGATTATGCCACCTGTTATGGGCGCGGTAGCGTTTATTATGGCGGAGACGTTGAATGTAGCGTATTCGGATATTGTTATGGCTGCGATTATTCCCGCAATGTTGTATTACTTTACCGCCTTTTGGATGGTACATCTTGAAGCAGGACGTTTAAAGCTTTTAGGAATTCCTGCCGATCAATGTCCCAATCCTTGGAAAGAGCTCAAAGCCAGCTGGTACTTAGCGCTTCCACTTGCCGCCTTAGTATACATGCTTTTTCATGGCTTCACTCCGATGTTTGCAGGTATGATGGGTCTGACATTAACGGCTGTCTTGATTCTTGGTGCAGCATTGGCTGCTCGCATTTCTCAAGTCGCGTTACGTTATGTTTTTTGGGTGGCTATTGCCCTTGGTGCATCTTCTTTTTTAGAATGGGGCATTGTACCAGTGTTGGGTCTCATTGCATTTTTAGTTGCTCTTAATTTTGTCGTGAAAGGCGGACGTGATACACTTCGTACGATGAAAATGGCGCTTATTGATGGAGCAAAACAAGCACTTGGCGTGGGAATCGCGTGTGCAATTGTGGGAGTCATCATCGGTGTGTTAACCCTGACGGGTGCGGCATCTAACTTTGCTGGATTTATCCTTGAAGTTGGAAAAACGAGCCTTTTCCTCTCTTTGGTGTTAACGATGGTTGCATGTATTATCTTGGGTATGGGTATTCCGACCATTCCTAACTACATCATCACAAGCTCTATCGCGGCACCAGCCCTTTTAAAACTGGGCGTACCACTTATTGTAAGTCACATGTTCGTCTTTTACTTTGGTATTATGGCCGACCTAACCCCTCCCGTTGCATTGGCAGCATTTGCAGCAGCGTCGATTGCCAAAGCTTCCGCTATGAAAATTGGCTTTAAAGCAACACAGATTGCCATTGCAGGGTTTGTTGTTCCCTTTATGGCTGTATATGATCCTGCGTTAATGCTTCAAGGTGATCCGACATGGATGGCAGTTGTTTACATTGTCCTCAAAGCCTTGTTGGCGATTTATCTCTGGGGCTGTGCTGCGATTGGCTATTTGTGGTCGCCATTGCATATGGGTGAGCGTATCTTTGCCGCAGCCTCCGCTGCACTTTTGGTAGCAGCACTTCCTGCAACCGACGAAGCTGGATTTGCGTTTGGGTTGATGTTTATTGCATGGAATTGGTGGAAAAATCGTAAACGATGA
- a CDS encoding PAS domain S-box protein, with protein sequence MSTNTSLEEYITSPDKQKRNNLTNVFYAISMSNNFIMQARFISEEGKEIIRVDRKNKYDKPFIVEESSLQDKSQRDYFQIVSHMKEAKIWHSRIDLNIENGKIEVPYKPTFRVAQPIIKDNKFVGMVIVNLLASEMISGLKKSTSFDHFIIDKDGYFITHPNDEYSWSRYTNSSIRLYDEFPLEAEKILAGENKGETFYSFQLNDILDNEDKVILILKPKIAYQSTLFSSNIKTSILIILLSILVNIPLAFFASIAPSKLQKSLLLANQELRKFADIIDNYVITSTTKTNSVITSVSTAFAKRYGYSKKELIGQKMNIIRHPETSNNLYSELWETIEAGKNWQGELKKSW encoded by the coding sequence TTGTCTACTAATACCTCATTGGAAGAGTATATTACATCGCCTGATAAGCAAAAAAGAAATAATTTAACTAATGTTTTTTATGCAATTTCTATGTCAAATAATTTTATTATGCAAGCTCGATTTATTAGTGAAGAAGGAAAAGAAATAATTCGAGTTGATAGAAAAAATAAATATGACAAGCCTTTTATAGTTGAAGAATCAAGTTTACAAGATAAAAGTCAAAGAGATTATTTTCAAATTGTAAGTCATATGAAAGAAGCAAAAATATGGCACTCCCGTATTGATCTTAATATTGAAAATGGAAAAATAGAAGTTCCTTATAAACCAACATTTAGAGTAGCTCAACCTATTATAAAAGATAATAAATTTGTTGGCATGGTTATTGTTAATTTACTTGCATCTGAAATGATTAGTGGCTTAAAAAAATCAACAAGTTTTGATCATTTTATTATTGATAAAGATGGTTATTTTATTACACATCCAAATGATGAATATTCATGGTCACGGTATACAAATTCTAGTATTAGATTGTATGATGAATTCCCATTAGAAGCAGAAAAGATACTTGCAGGGGAAAATAAAGGTGAGACTTTTTATAGTTTTCAGTTAAATGATATATTAGATAATGAAGATAAAGTTATCTTGATTTTAAAACCAAAAATTGCCTATCAGAGTACATTATTTTCATCTAATATCAAAACGAGTATTTTAATAATTTTACTTAGTATTTTAGTTAATATCCCTTTAGCATTTTTTGCTTCAATTGCTCCATCGAAACTTCAAAAATCTTTGCTTTTAGCAAATCAGGAATTAAGAAAGTTTGCGGATATTATTGACAACTATGTCATTACATCTACAACAAAAACAAATAGTGTTATTACATCTGTCAGTACAGCGTTTGCAAAAAGATATGGTTATTCAAAAAAAGAATTAATAGGTCAAAAAATGAATATTATCCGTCATCCTGAGACTTCAAATAATTTATATTCAGAGCTTTGGGAAACAATTGAAGCTGGAAAAAACTGGCAAGGTGAATTAAAAAAATCTTGGTAA
- a CDS encoding YebC/PmpR family DNA-binding transcriptional regulator — MGRAFEYRKAAKMKRWGNMSRVFPRLGRTIMMAAKEGGGDPESNAKLRTAILNAKAENMPKDNIDAAIKRALGKDAQTLNEVTFEGKGPHGSLFFVECATDNNTRSVANIKSAFKKAGGEMLNNGSLEFMFSRKAVFEFAKTADMDIEELELELIDAGLEEIEEEDGVVLVYADYTNFGTLSAAFDRLGISLTKANLERIANTPITFTEEQMVDVEKIIEKIEDDDDVQAVYTNIG, encoded by the coding sequence ATGGGAAGAGCGTTTGAATACCGAAAAGCAGCGAAAATGAAACGATGGGGAAATATGTCACGCGTATTTCCAAGACTTGGCCGTACGATCATGATGGCAGCAAAAGAAGGTGGTGGTGACCCTGAGAGTAATGCAAAACTCCGCACGGCTATCCTCAATGCTAAAGCGGAAAATATGCCTAAAGACAACATTGATGCCGCGATTAAAAGAGCGCTTGGCAAAGATGCACAAACCCTGAATGAAGTTACGTTTGAAGGCAAAGGGCCTCATGGTTCACTCTTTTTTGTCGAGTGTGCTACCGATAATAATACCCGCTCAGTCGCCAACATCAAGAGTGCCTTTAAAAAAGCGGGCGGAGAGATGCTTAACAATGGTTCATTAGAGTTTATGTTCTCTCGTAAGGCTGTTTTTGAGTTTGCTAAGACTGCGGATATGGACATTGAAGAATTAGAACTTGAACTGATTGATGCAGGTCTTGAAGAGATTGAGGAAGAAGATGGCGTGGTGCTAGTTTATGCTGATTACACCAATTTCGGAACGCTTTCAGCCGCATTTGACCGTCTTGGCATTAGCTTAACTAAAGCAAACCTAGAGCGCATTGCAAACACACCTATCACTTTCACGGAAGAACAAATGGTTGATGTCGAAAAAATCATCGAAAAAATCGAAGATGACGACGACGTACAAGCCGTTTATACCAACATCGGATAA
- a CDS encoding GGDEF domain-containing protein → MEQNILPMKDENNRIISYMAIGNDITAKKEVERLSEIDKLTGIYNRRKLDEYMESELNRAKRYHQPLSFMILDIDHFKNINDTYGHPVGDSTLQTLAKILTDNLRKSDILGRYGGEEFLIICPETDNNQTALLAEKLRACVENTLFDDINNMTISIGVAEFEGENTVKELLSRADRALYQAKHNGRNCVVVG, encoded by the coding sequence TTGGAACAAAACATTCTTCCTATGAAAGATGAGAATAATAGAATTATTTCTTATATGGCTATTGGTAATGATATAACAGCTAAGAAAGAAGTTGAGCGCTTATCTGAAATAGATAAACTTACGGGAATTTATAATCGAAGAAAACTTGATGAATACATGGAAAGTGAACTCAATAGAGCAAAACGTTATCATCAACCTTTATCATTTATGATCCTTGATATTGATCATTTTAAAAATATAAATGATACATACGGTCATCCTGTTGGTGATTCTACATTACAGACTTTAGCAAAAATATTAACTGATAATTTACGGAAAAGTGATATTCTTGGACGTTATGGTGGTGAAGAGTTTTTAATTATTTGTCCTGAGACAGATAATAATCAAACAGCTCTACTTGCTGAAAAGTTAAGAGCTTGTGTAGAAAATACTCTCTTTGATGATATTAATAATATGACTATTAGTATTGGTGTCGCAGAATTTGAAGGTGAAAATACAGTTAAAGAGTTACTTTCACGTGCTGATAGAGCACTTTATCAAGCAAAACATAATGGTCGAAATTGTGTAGTCGTAGGATAA
- a CDS encoding YitT family protein: protein MKSEFKNYSYIFLGSLFLSFGVVSLFIPNALVTGGTSGMALLGHYIFKLPVGVLMVAINVPLLFLGTKYFGKHFTVRSIIAIGFTSVCIDFMVEYLHVSALSHDVILAAIFGGIAVGIGLGFILSGHASAGGSTIIAKIVASKTSIKASSVMFFIDMLVILAIAFISKNIDLALWSMVSIYISAKSIDMFLTRGPSKKVVHIVSTKIEELCEQIVLHLGKNGTIVEGDGIYAHENKRMIFLVVENRKIPTLKELIQKVDNEAFMVVMEASELLGRGH from the coding sequence GTGAAATCAGAATTTAAAAATTACAGTTATATCTTTTTAGGCTCACTCTTTTTGAGTTTTGGTGTGGTCTCTTTATTTATTCCTAACGCATTAGTAACAGGTGGAACATCAGGTATGGCGCTTTTGGGACATTACATTTTTAAACTCCCTGTAGGTGTGTTGATGGTAGCGATTAACGTACCACTGTTGTTCCTAGGCACTAAATACTTCGGCAAACATTTTACGGTTCGTAGTATCATCGCGATTGGCTTTACGTCAGTATGTATTGATTTTATGGTGGAGTATTTGCATGTAAGTGCACTCAGTCATGATGTTATCTTAGCCGCTATTTTTGGTGGTATTGCTGTAGGTATTGGACTGGGATTTATTTTAAGCGGTCATGCATCTGCTGGTGGTTCGACTATCATTGCTAAAATCGTGGCATCAAAAACGAGTATCAAAGCCTCATCGGTGATGTTTTTTATCGATATGCTTGTCATTCTTGCTATCGCATTTATTTCGAAAAATATTGACCTAGCACTTTGGAGTATGGTAAGCATCTACATCAGTGCAAAGAGTATTGACATGTTCTTAACGCGAGGACCTTCTAAAAAAGTAGTTCATATCGTCTCGACAAAGATCGAAGAGCTCTGCGAGCAGATCGTATTGCATTTAGGTAAAAATGGCACCATTGTGGAAGGTGATGGTATCTATGCACATGAAAATAAACGTATGATCTTTTTAGTGGTGGAAAATCGTAAAATCCCAACGCTTAAAGAGCTGATTCAAAAAGTGGATAATGAGGCATTTATGGTCGTCATGGAAGCGTCAGAGCTATTGGGACGTGGACACTAA
- a CDS encoding TAXI family TRAP transporter solute-binding subunit — protein MRRSLLVSAAAVCLGASLYGAEFINVLTGGTSGIYYPLGVALSQMYAKAIPDSKTAVQATKASVENLNLLQAGRGEVAISLGDSFSDAYKGDADAGFKAPLSKLRTISALYPNYIHFVAAADSGIKSFADIKGKRISVGAPKSGTALNSKKILEAAGIKYEDFSKVEYLSYAESVELMKNRQLDVTLLSSGAGVAALRDLATSQKVVFLSIPEEIVKKIDDPAYQVGIIPANTYEGQTTDVQTISVQNFLVTHAGVSEKTVYLMTKTMFENLDQMVAAHAAAKGISLANAAKNPPAPLHPGAEKYYKEMGIIK, from the coding sequence ATGAGAAGATCACTTTTAGTAAGTGCGGCAGCGGTGTGTCTTGGGGCATCTCTCTATGGGGCAGAGTTTATCAACGTTTTAACAGGTGGAACAAGCGGTATTTACTATCCCCTCGGTGTTGCACTTTCTCAAATGTATGCTAAAGCAATTCCCGATTCTAAAACAGCGGTTCAAGCCACCAAAGCCAGCGTTGAAAACCTCAATCTTCTTCAAGCAGGGCGTGGTGAAGTCGCGATCTCTTTAGGTGACTCTTTTTCGGATGCCTATAAAGGTGACGCCGATGCTGGTTTTAAAGCTCCCCTTTCCAAACTTCGTACCATTAGTGCTTTGTATCCCAACTACATTCACTTTGTTGCAGCAGCTGATTCGGGCATTAAATCGTTTGCAGATATCAAAGGCAAACGTATCTCTGTGGGTGCTCCAAAATCAGGCACAGCGTTAAATTCTAAAAAGATTCTGGAAGCTGCAGGCATTAAATACGAAGATTTCTCCAAAGTTGAGTATCTCTCTTACGCTGAGTCAGTGGAACTCATGAAAAACAGACAACTGGATGTCACCTTACTTTCATCCGGTGCGGGTGTTGCAGCCCTTCGTGATCTTGCAACCTCACAAAAAGTCGTCTTTTTGAGTATTCCCGAAGAGATCGTAAAAAAAATTGACGATCCTGCGTATCAAGTTGGCATTATTCCTGCCAATACCTATGAAGGTCAAACAACAGATGTGCAAACCATTTCCGTACAAAATTTCCTTGTAACTCATGCAGGTGTTTCTGAAAAAACCGTCTATTTGATGACAAAAACAATGTTTGAAAACTTAGACCAAATGGTAGCAGCACATGCCGCAGCTAAAGGAATTAGTCTTGCGAATGCAGCAAAAAATCCACCTGCTCCTTTACATCCTGGTGCTGAGAAATACTACAAAGAGATGGGAATTATTAAATAA
- the groL gene encoding chaperonin GroEL (60 kDa chaperone family; promotes refolding of misfolded polypeptides especially under stressful conditions; forms two stacked rings of heptamers to form a barrel-shaped 14mer; ends can be capped by GroES; misfolded proteins enter the barrel where they are refolded when GroES binds), producing the protein MAKDILFSDSARNALYEGVKKLNDAVKVTMGPRGRNVLIQKSFGAPSITKDGVSVAKEIELKDTIENMGAQLVKEVASKTADQAGDGTTTATVLAHAIFKEGLRNITAGANPVEVKRGMDKAAEAIIAELKKMAKAVKDKKEIAQVATISANSDTVIGELIAEAMEKVGKDGVITVEEAKGIQDELDVVEGMQFDRGYLSPYFVTNPEKMQTVLEHPYVLLYDKKVSNLKDLLPVLEQVQKTGKPLLIIAEDIDGEALATLVVNKLRGVLNIAAVKAPGFGDRRKAMLEDIAIISGGEVISEELGRTLEAATLADLGQAARIVIDKDNTTIVNGNGDKARIDARVGQIKAQIAETSSDYDKEKLQERLAKLSGGVAVIKVGASTETEMKEKKDRVDDALSATKAAVEEGIVVGGGSAFLLANAKIKLNLSGDEAIGADIVTRALKAPLKQIAENAGFDAGVVANNVLVSNKANYGFNAATGEYVDMFEAGIVDPVKVSRIALQNAVSVASLLLTTEATITNAKEEKAPAMPDMGGMGGMGGMGGMM; encoded by the coding sequence ATGGCAAAAGATATTCTATTTTCAGATAGTGCACGTAATGCGCTTTATGAAGGTGTTAAAAAACTCAATGATGCAGTGAAAGTTACGATGGGACCACGTGGTCGCAATGTTTTGATTCAAAAAAGTTTTGGCGCTCCAAGCATCACTAAAGATGGTGTTTCTGTTGCAAAAGAGATTGAACTTAAAGATACGATTGAAAATATGGGCGCTCAACTTGTTAAAGAAGTTGCATCAAAGACGGCTGATCAAGCAGGTGATGGTACAACGACTGCAACGGTTTTAGCACATGCGATTTTCAAAGAGGGTCTTAGAAACATCACCGCAGGTGCAAACCCTGTTGAAGTCAAACGTGGTATGGACAAAGCGGCAGAAGCGATCATTGCGGAACTTAAAAAAATGGCAAAAGCCGTTAAAGATAAAAAAGAGATCGCACAAGTTGCAACGATTTCTGCAAACTCTGACACAGTGATCGGTGAATTGATCGCTGAAGCGATGGAGAAAGTGGGCAAAGACGGTGTTATTACCGTTGAAGAAGCTAAAGGTATCCAAGATGAGTTAGATGTTGTTGAAGGTATGCAGTTTGACCGTGGCTACCTCTCTCCATACTTTGTTACCAACCCTGAGAAAATGCAAACCGTTTTAGAGCATCCTTATGTTTTATTGTATGATAAAAAAGTCTCTAATCTTAAAGACCTACTTCCCGTACTTGAGCAAGTTCAAAAAACAGGTAAACCTTTACTTATCATTGCAGAAGATATCGATGGTGAAGCATTAGCAACGTTAGTTGTTAACAAACTCAGAGGTGTTCTAAACATCGCTGCGGTAAAAGCTCCAGGCTTTGGCGATCGAAGAAAAGCGATGCTTGAAGACATTGCGATCATCAGTGGTGGTGAAGTCATCAGTGAAGAGCTCGGACGCACCCTTGAGGCGGCTACATTGGCAGACCTTGGTCAAGCAGCACGCATTGTCATCGATAAAGACAATACAACCATCGTTAATGGCAATGGCGACAAAGCGAGAATTGATGCACGTGTTGGACAAATCAAAGCACAAATTGCTGAAACAAGCAGTGACTACGATAAAGAAAAACTTCAAGAGCGTTTAGCAAAACTCAGTGGTGGTGTTGCGGTCATTAAAGTTGGCGCTTCAACCGAAACAGAGATGAAAGAGAAGAAAGACCGTGTGGATGATGCCCTTTCAGCAACCAAAGCGGCTGTTGAAGAAGGTATCGTTGTGGGTGGTGGTTCAGCCTTCTTACTTGCAAATGCTAAAATCAAACTAAACCTTAGCGGTGATGAAGCGATTGGCGCTGACATTGTTACACGTGCCCTTAAAGCACCTTTGAAACAAATTGCTGAAAATGCAGGCTTTGATGCAGGTGTTGTAGCAAATAACGTTCTTGTCAGCAACAAAGCAAACTATGGCTTTAATGCAGCAACCGGTGAGTATGTTGATATGTTTGAAGCAGGTATCGTTGATCCTGTTAAAGTTTCACGTATTGCGCTTCAAAACGCAGTTTCAGTTGCAAGCTTACTTTTAACAACAGAAGCTACGATTACCAATGCAAAAGAGGAAAAAGCTCCTGCAATGCCAGATATGGGTGGCATGGGCGGAATGGGAGGCATGGGCGGAATGATGTAA
- a CDS encoding lactate utilization protein, translating into MCVPTKEEALSVAMSFIKPHMSIGLGGSTTVKEIGLYDHVTSRKDITLFNQYESGISMEENSDRRHKGILADLYITSTNALTKNGELVNADGSGNRVAAQIFGPKKVLIIAGINKLVENVEEGFKRIHDVASPKNIERMNKAAISLGKEPRYNINNIGKKFTYINGDDEGRTTIILVDEVLGY; encoded by the coding sequence ATTTGTGTCCCCACAAAAGAGGAGGCACTCAGTGTTGCGATGAGTTTCATCAAACCACATATGAGTATAGGTTTGGGTGGATCAACGACAGTGAAAGAGATAGGTTTATACGATCATGTTACTTCTCGTAAGGATATTACGCTTTTTAATCAGTACGAATCTGGCATTAGTATGGAAGAGAATAGCGATCGTAGACACAAAGGAATATTGGCTGACTTGTATATTACAAGTACCAATGCACTGACTAAAAACGGTGAGCTGGTCAATGCCGATGGAAGTGGAAACAGGGTTGCCGCACAGATTTTTGGACCTAAAAAGGTGCTCATTATCGCAGGAATCAATAAATTGGTTGAAAATGTGGAAGAGGGCTTTAAGCGCATTCATGATGTCGCTAGTCCTAAAAATATTGAACGAATGAATAAGGCGGCCATTAGCTTAGGAAAAGAACCTCGCTATAACATCAATAATATTGGTAAAAAATTCACATATATCAATGGTGATGATGAAGGTCGTACAACGATTATTTTAGTGGATGAAGTGCTTGGCTATTAA